One genomic window of Polyangium aurulentum includes the following:
- a CDS encoding VWA domain-containing protein: protein MLRVLDELFWVLRREGLAVSTAQAIDAARVCDLLGFSDRLALRDGLGAVLATRREDLARFRECFDRFFAPERGHLGDLWSRLRARGFRDDELAALRELLDAAAQRSSGDAAGFLAFAGGASDLDQMLSAAGIARALAPMTSGLQVGFFAHEVGKAIGLPTLGSALRRMKDALREALGDARGALLAAALGEELEAMKRRVRAHVEATLARRLGEDRDEDATRAADRPFSALSAEEVESVRRAIRRLSERLRGAERVRQKRSKRGRIDPHRTLRRSLRTGGIPFQPARRVRRRDKPRLVLLCDVSDSVRLASRFMLELVSVSQELFSGTRSFVFVSDLGETTELFQRRTPEAALAAIEHGAVVDRTRNSNYGRALVAFEEALGSSVDRRTTIVILGDGRTNFLADEVAVVERLEKRARAVLWICPESPGTWGNGDSAMPRYAAAATRVLVARTARELEDAAREVVARRK, encoded by the coding sequence GTGCTCCGCGTCCTCGACGAGCTGTTCTGGGTGCTCCGCCGCGAGGGCCTCGCCGTCTCGACGGCCCAGGCGATCGACGCGGCGCGCGTGTGCGATCTGCTCGGCTTCTCCGATCGGCTCGCCCTGCGCGACGGGCTCGGCGCCGTGCTCGCGACGCGCCGGGAGGACCTCGCGAGGTTCCGCGAGTGCTTCGACCGCTTCTTCGCCCCCGAGCGAGGTCACCTCGGCGATCTCTGGTCGCGGCTGCGCGCGCGCGGGTTTCGCGACGACGAGCTGGCGGCGCTGCGTGAGTTGCTCGACGCCGCGGCGCAGCGCTCTTCCGGCGACGCGGCGGGCTTTCTTGCCTTCGCGGGCGGGGCTTCCGATCTCGATCAGATGCTCTCTGCGGCCGGCATCGCCCGCGCGCTCGCGCCCATGACGAGCGGGCTTCAGGTCGGCTTCTTCGCGCACGAGGTCGGCAAGGCGATCGGCCTGCCCACGCTCGGCAGCGCGCTGCGGCGGATGAAGGACGCGCTTCGCGAGGCGCTCGGCGACGCGCGGGGAGCGCTGCTCGCGGCGGCGCTCGGTGAGGAGCTCGAGGCCATGAAGCGCCGCGTCCGCGCGCACGTCGAGGCGACGCTCGCGCGAAGGCTCGGCGAGGATCGCGACGAGGACGCGACACGCGCGGCCGACAGGCCTTTCTCCGCGCTCTCGGCCGAAGAGGTCGAGTCGGTGCGGCGCGCGATCCGGCGCCTGAGCGAGCGGCTGCGCGGGGCCGAGCGCGTCCGGCAGAAGCGCAGCAAGCGGGGCCGCATCGATCCGCACCGCACCCTTCGCCGCAGCCTGCGCACGGGAGGCATCCCTTTTCAGCCGGCCCGTCGCGTGCGCCGTCGCGACAAGCCGCGGCTCGTCTTGCTCTGCGACGTGTCCGACTCGGTCCGGCTCGCCTCGCGCTTCATGCTCGAGCTGGTCAGCGTCTCGCAGGAGCTGTTCTCGGGCACCCGCTCGTTCGTGTTCGTGAGCGACCTGGGCGAGACCACGGAGCTGTTTCAGCGGCGGACACCGGAGGCGGCGCTCGCGGCGATCGAGCATGGGGCCGTGGTCGATCGCACGCGCAACTCGAACTACGGGCGGGCGCTCGTCGCCTTCGAGGAGGCGCTCGGCAGCAGCGTGGATCGGCGCACCACGATCGTGATCCTCGGCGATGGGCGGACGAACTTCCTCGCCGACGAGGTCGCCGTGGTGGAGCGGCTCGAGAAGCGCGCCCGGGCGGTGTTGTGGATCTGCCCCGAGAGCCCCGGCACATGGGGGAACGGCGACAGCGCGATGCCCCGGTACGCGGCTGCGGCGACCCGGGTGCTCGTGGCCCGGACCGCGCGTGAGCTCGAGGATGCGGCGAGGGAGGTGGTCGCGCGGCGAAAGTAG
- a CDS encoding acyl-CoA carboxylase subunit beta, producing MSLDDRKLEDLLARVERGGAPKYHEKNLESGKLFARKRVELLFDEGSFVEDAALANAVDPELPADGVITGTGTIDGRIVAVMANDSTVKAGSWGKRTVEKILRIQETAKRLRCPLFYLVDSAGARITDQIEMFPGRRGAGRIFYNQVEMSGMIPQICLLFGPSAAGGAYIPAFCDVVVMVDKNASMYLGSPRMAEMVIGEKVTLEELGGARMHCSESGCGDVLVKTEEEAIAWAKRYIAMMPQSSEGVPAAIEAKAPKASQKPLEEVIPVDENKPFDMMAVIDTIIDEGSFVEIKKLFAKEILTGLARIDGRVVGIVANQPKFKGGVLFVDSADKAARFIWLCDAFNIPLLYLADVPGFMIGTVVEKQGIIRAGAKMIAAVSEATVPKISVIVRKAYGAGLYAMCGPAFEPDACLALPNASIAVMGPSAAVNAVYFNKIQAVPEGPEREAMVKKLRDEYREDIDLVKLASELVVDAVVPSTALRREIIRRFSRYAGKLEERPRKKHLVPPV from the coding sequence ATGTCGCTCGACGATCGGAAGCTCGAAGACCTGCTCGCCCGCGTGGAGCGGGGGGGCGCCCCCAAGTATCACGAGAAGAACCTCGAGTCGGGAAAGCTCTTTGCGCGCAAGCGCGTGGAGCTGCTCTTCGACGAGGGCAGCTTCGTGGAGGACGCCGCGCTCGCCAACGCGGTGGATCCGGAGCTGCCTGCGGACGGCGTGATCACCGGGACGGGGACCATCGACGGGCGCATCGTCGCCGTGATGGCCAACGACTCGACGGTGAAGGCCGGGTCGTGGGGCAAGCGCACGGTGGAGAAGATCCTGCGCATCCAGGAGACGGCCAAGCGCCTGCGCTGCCCGCTCTTCTACCTCGTCGACTCGGCGGGCGCGCGCATCACCGATCAGATCGAGATGTTCCCCGGCCGCCGCGGCGCCGGGCGCATCTTCTACAACCAGGTCGAGATGAGCGGGATGATCCCGCAGATCTGCCTCCTCTTCGGGCCCTCGGCGGCGGGCGGCGCGTACATCCCCGCGTTCTGCGACGTGGTCGTGATGGTCGACAAGAACGCGAGCATGTACCTCGGCTCGCCGCGCATGGCCGAGATGGTCATCGGCGAGAAGGTCACGCTCGAGGAGCTCGGCGGCGCGCGCATGCACTGCTCGGAGTCGGGCTGCGGCGACGTGCTCGTGAAGACCGAGGAGGAGGCGATCGCCTGGGCCAAGCGCTACATCGCGATGATGCCCCAGAGCTCGGAGGGCGTGCCGGCCGCGATCGAGGCGAAGGCGCCGAAGGCCTCGCAGAAGCCGCTCGAGGAGGTCATCCCGGTCGACGAGAACAAGCCCTTCGACATGATGGCGGTGATCGACACCATCATCGACGAGGGCAGCTTCGTCGAGATCAAGAAGCTCTTCGCGAAGGAGATCCTCACGGGGCTCGCGCGCATCGACGGGCGCGTGGTCGGCATCGTCGCCAACCAGCCGAAGTTCAAGGGCGGCGTGCTCTTCGTCGACTCGGCCGACAAGGCGGCGCGGTTCATCTGGCTCTGCGACGCCTTCAACATCCCCCTGCTCTACCTCGCCGACGTGCCCGGCTTCATGATCGGCACCGTGGTCGAGAAGCAGGGCATCATCCGCGCGGGCGCGAAGATGATCGCCGCGGTCAGCGAGGCGACGGTGCCGAAGATCTCGGTCATCGTGCGCAAGGCCTACGGCGCGGGCCTGTACGCGATGTGCGGCCCGGCCTTCGAGCCCGACGCGTGCCTCGCGCTCCCCAACGCGTCGATCGCGGTCATGGGCCCGAGCGCCGCGGTGAACGCGGTCTATTTCAACAAGATCCAGGCCGTGCCCGAGGGTCCCGAGCGCGAGGCGATGGTCAAGAAGCTGCGCGACGAGTACCGCGAAGACATCGATCTCGTGAAGCTGGCCAGCGAGCTCGTGGTCGACGCCGTGGTGCCTTCGACCGCGCTGCGTCGTGAAATCATTCGTCGATTTTCGCGTTATGCCGGCAAGCTCGAGGAGCGGCCGCGCAAGAAGCACCTCGTACCGCCGGTCTGA
- a CDS encoding TlpA disulfide reductase family protein, giving the protein MRRTDSRPTKSGSSARGSHLPRALRKVAGITVAALAFGALAGEASAERPGRRAWLGIELAPGPAGGVVAKHVVTNSPARTAGVSDGDQIVAADGVPLEKTEQLVARVAIAGPGGTVKLRVRRGGVEREISAMPIEHPGSEQVLRLDKVGTFAPTWKAVSVKGSVPANIGMLRGRVVLLDFWASWCGPCRAVAKDLSKLHTTYGAKGLSVVGLTSDSVEVANKAAADLAMLYPVASDADNDTAALYGVRALPTMFVIDKKGVIREIFIGYGPGHAEAVEKLITTLLAEPGPPPG; this is encoded by the coding sequence ATGCGACGCACGGATTCCAGGCCCACCAAATCCGGCTCGAGCGCGCGCGGGTCGCACCTGCCGCGCGCGCTGCGAAAGGTGGCCGGAATCACCGTCGCTGCGCTCGCCTTTGGCGCCCTTGCCGGCGAAGCCTCGGCCGAGCGCCCGGGGCGACGCGCCTGGCTCGGCATCGAGCTCGCCCCCGGACCCGCGGGCGGCGTGGTCGCCAAGCACGTCGTGACCAACTCCCCCGCACGTACGGCCGGCGTCAGCGACGGCGATCAGATCGTGGCGGCGGACGGGGTGCCGCTCGAAAAAACCGAGCAGCTCGTCGCCCGCGTGGCCATCGCAGGCCCTGGCGGCACGGTGAAGCTGCGCGTCCGGCGGGGCGGCGTGGAGCGCGAGATCTCTGCGATGCCCATCGAGCACCCGGGCTCCGAGCAGGTGCTGCGGCTCGACAAGGTGGGGACGTTCGCGCCCACGTGGAAGGCGGTCTCGGTCAAGGGCTCGGTCCCCGCGAACATCGGCATGCTCCGCGGTCGCGTGGTCCTGCTCGATTTCTGGGCCTCCTGGTGCGGCCCCTGCCGCGCGGTCGCCAAGGATCTCTCGAAGCTGCACACCACGTACGGGGCGAAGGGGCTCTCGGTCGTCGGGCTGACGAGCGACTCGGTCGAGGTCGCGAACAAGGCTGCCGCCGATCTCGCGATGCTCTACCCCGTCGCTTCGGATGCGGACAACGACACGGCCGCGCTCTACGGCGTGCGCGCGCTCCCCACCATGTTCGTCATCGACAAGAAGGGCGTCATCCGCGAGATCTTCATCGGGTACGGCCCCGGGCACGCCGAGGCGGTCGAGAAGCTCATCACGACGCTCCTCGCCGAGCCAGGCCCCCCGCCGGGCTGA
- a CDS encoding S8 family serine peptidase, with protein MRASRSLALSVFFVSLASVGIAAQASAADAPARPLVRLLHSKAKAHPLADTSGRVAVTVALPPGADARALGLMPLAKGLGTIRLAPDAVEPFAAAHPELSLSVSPPLQPLLDVSGTWTRVAAFRSATGGTGKGVVVGVIDTGLDVAHPDFRDAEGRSRVAWMLVAGRTPLGLHPELEAEFGCSDSKQASCAILSGADIDAINTGQLDVALPGDVQGHGTHVTSIAAGNGGLMPNTTSPYVGVAPEATLVIASPSSASGFQDADILNAARFVFERAESLKMPAVLNLSVGGDFGPHDGTSALEKGLASLVGDDKPGRAIVVAAGNSGAMYKIKENGPLGIHTEVRVTPGSETRVPIMTPKSEDGKGFVWITFRPGDEVSVGLDAPGGSGWIGLVDPGDEAGYDDGKTTAAVVNKLVNDNTPITSDTNSAVVVFDGAWAEGSFAIRLSGHGDAQLWVTGQGDVSPTKSLGLLFERAVRQGTIAVPASHPSLLAVGCTLNRVAWDPLKGPPIELASVGGEDAPLPDSMCYFSSAGPTPLGVAKPEISAPGGFVAAAMAAQSDPRTMPGGMFDGPGCPTGEPCYVTDEHHAITAGSSMSAPHVAGAVALLFQLDPKLTQARVTDVLQAGARYPTGSVPNQTQLGPGALDIEGARLALAEEQGSPLTPSVDKSWFVLSSAYARPDPSWPVWGTVELRREDGSIASGIAGTDLELSVTGGIVTQPLTKVRHGLFRFAVAGERGAGGTKMIVDVRYQGQSIGESREVPIGEDAWRSKGLVDATSGGCAWPSSGATSASRSLSPFGMFAAVGLVSLGRRRRRSRGEG; from the coding sequence GTGCGAGCCAGCCGTTCTCTAGCGCTCTCCGTCTTTTTCGTCTCTCTCGCCTCGGTCGGCATCGCCGCCCAGGCCAGCGCCGCCGATGCCCCTGCGAGGCCTCTCGTGCGGCTGCTTCACTCGAAAGCGAAGGCCCATCCCCTCGCGGACACGTCCGGGCGCGTCGCGGTCACCGTCGCGCTGCCGCCGGGCGCCGACGCGCGCGCGCTCGGGCTCATGCCCCTCGCCAAGGGCCTCGGCACGATCAGGCTCGCGCCCGATGCGGTCGAGCCCTTCGCGGCGGCGCATCCGGAGCTGTCGCTCTCGGTCTCGCCTCCGCTGCAGCCCTTGCTCGACGTCTCGGGGACGTGGACGCGCGTGGCCGCGTTTCGCTCGGCGACGGGCGGCACGGGCAAGGGGGTGGTGGTCGGCGTGATCGACACCGGGCTCGACGTCGCGCACCCGGATTTCCGCGACGCCGAAGGTCGGAGCCGCGTCGCGTGGATGCTCGTGGCAGGGCGAACGCCGCTCGGCTTGCACCCCGAGCTCGAGGCGGAGTTCGGGTGCTCGGACTCGAAGCAGGCGAGCTGCGCGATCCTCTCGGGGGCGGACATCGACGCGATCAACACGGGGCAGCTCGACGTCGCGCTGCCGGGGGACGTGCAGGGGCACGGCACGCACGTGACGTCGATCGCGGCGGGCAACGGCGGGCTCATGCCGAACACGACCTCGCCCTACGTGGGCGTCGCGCCCGAGGCGACGCTCGTCATCGCGAGCCCGTCGTCGGCGAGCGGCTTTCAGGATGCCGACATCCTCAACGCGGCGAGGTTCGTGTTCGAGCGCGCGGAGTCGCTGAAGATGCCCGCGGTGTTGAACCTCAGCGTGGGCGGCGATTTCGGGCCGCACGACGGCACGAGCGCGCTCGAGAAGGGCCTCGCGTCGCTCGTGGGCGACGACAAACCGGGCCGCGCGATCGTCGTGGCCGCGGGCAACAGCGGCGCGATGTACAAGATCAAGGAGAACGGCCCGCTCGGCATCCACACCGAGGTCCGCGTCACGCCCGGCTCCGAGACGCGCGTGCCGATCATGACCCCCAAGTCCGAGGATGGAAAAGGGTTCGTGTGGATCACGTTCCGGCCTGGAGACGAGGTCAGCGTGGGCCTCGACGCGCCGGGCGGCTCGGGCTGGATCGGGCTCGTCGATCCCGGGGACGAGGCTGGCTACGACGACGGCAAGACCACGGCCGCCGTCGTCAACAAGCTCGTCAACGACAACACGCCCATCACGAGCGACACCAACAGCGCCGTCGTGGTCTTCGATGGCGCGTGGGCCGAGGGCAGCTTCGCGATCCGGCTGTCGGGTCACGGCGACGCGCAGCTCTGGGTGACGGGGCAAGGGGACGTGTCGCCGACGAAGTCGCTCGGCCTGCTCTTCGAGCGCGCGGTTCGTCAGGGGACGATCGCCGTGCCTGCGAGCCACCCGAGCCTGCTCGCGGTGGGCTGCACGCTGAACCGCGTCGCGTGGGATCCGTTGAAGGGCCCGCCGATCGAGCTCGCGTCGGTCGGCGGAGAGGACGCCCCGCTGCCCGACAGCATGTGTTACTTCAGCTCGGCAGGCCCCACGCCGCTCGGCGTGGCCAAGCCCGAGATCAGCGCCCCGGGCGGGTTCGTCGCCGCCGCGATGGCCGCGCAGTCCGATCCGCGCACGATGCCGGGTGGGATGTTCGATGGTCCGGGCTGCCCGACGGGAGAGCCTTGCTACGTGACCGACGAGCATCACGCGATCACCGCCGGCTCGTCGATGTCGGCGCCCCACGTGGCGGGCGCGGTCGCGCTCCTCTTTCAGCTCGATCCGAAGCTGACGCAGGCGCGCGTGACCGACGTGCTGCAGGCGGGCGCGCGCTACCCGACCGGCTCGGTGCCGAACCAGACGCAGCTCGGGCCCGGCGCGCTCGACATCGAGGGGGCGCGGCTGGCGCTCGCCGAGGAGCAGGGCAGCCCGCTCACGCCGTCGGTCGACAAGAGCTGGTTCGTCCTGTCGAGCGCGTACGCGCGGCCCGATCCTTCGTGGCCGGTGTGGGGCACGGTCGAGCTGCGGCGCGAGGACGGCAGCATCGCGAGCGGCATCGCCGGCACCGATCTCGAGCTGTCCGTGACGGGCGGGATCGTGACCCAGCCGCTCACGAAGGTGCGCCACGGCCTGTTCCGCTTCGCCGTCGCCGGCGAGCGGGGCGCGGGCGGGACGAAGATGATCGTCGACGTCCGCTACCAGGGCCAGTCGATCGGCGAGTCGCGCGAGGTCCCCATCGGCGAGGATGCTTGGAGGTCCAAGGGTCTCGTCGACGCGACCTCGGGCGGCTGCGCGTGGCCTTCGAGCGGCGCGACGTCGGCGTCGAGGAGCCTGTCGCCGTTCGGGATGTTCGCCGCGGTCGGGCTCGTGAGCCTCGGCCGGCGTCGGCGGCGCTCGCGCGGCGAGGGGTGA